The nucleotide window TTTGTTCCTACTGAGGATGTTTCTTGAATGACACGGACAAATGGATGATTTTTATAGGTTTCTGTTAAACAGTCCACTAATTGTTTTTGGGTTACTCCTTCCGTTACTTGTGCATAGGAAGTTGCTAAAATACCGCGTGTCATCGGGACCAGGTGTGTATTGAACGTAATTGTTGTGTCGATATCGGTAAACATCGAAATCGCTTGTTCGATTTCGGGAATGTGCTGGTGTTCATTAATTTTATAAATCGAGAAACTTTCATTTGCTTCACTGAAATGTGTTGTTTGTGAAGGTTTGTTACCTGCTCCTGAAATTCCGCTCTTCGCATCGATGACCAAGAAGCTCGGATCAATTAACCGATGTTTTATAAGAGGCAAGATGGATAATAGAACAGCCGTTGGATAACAGCCCGGGTTGGCAATTAAATCGGCTTTTTCAATAGCCTGCTCATTCCACTCTGTTAATCCGTATACACTTCGGTCCACTACTTCCTGTGGAGCCGGATTTTTTTTATACCAAGTTTCATAGCTTGCTAAATTTTTCAGCCGGAAGTCCCCGGATAAATCGATTAATTTTGGTCCCCGTTCAACTAAAGAAGGGAAAATCGTACTTGATACTCCAGACGGTGTACTTGCAAATACAATATCGTATTCCGCCAATGCATCATCGTCCAATTTAAGTAATGGCTGATTATAAATATCCGTTAAATGTGGAAATTTATCCGAAAATTGAGTTCCTTCATCAGAGGATGTAAATAATCCAATTTCCTCCACTTCTTTATGATTATGCAAAAACCGTAGTAGTTCTAATCCGCCGTACCCTGTTGCACCAATAATACCTGCTTTCATGTTGTCACCTCGTCATTTTTATATAGCCGAAAAAATTTTTACGAATTTTAAATGATAAAAATAAGTATAAGTATGTATATTTATTTAGTCAACTGTATTTTTATATAATTGTAGATTATTCTAAATTATCGTTAAATAATAATGCAAAAGGCGCCTACATATGTAAGCGCCCCGATTTAAGAAGTACTGGCATATAAAGTTAATCTTCCATTGTTGATAAGTCGCCTGCCGGTAAATCGAGTTCCCACGCTTTTAACACGCGGCGCATAATTTTCCCGCTTCGAGTTTTCGGCAACTTATCTCTGAATTCAATTTCCCGTGGTGCTGAATGGGCAGATAATCCTGTTTTTACAAAGTCCCGAATATTCGCTTCAAGCGTTTCACTAGGCTCTACCCCTTCACGTAATGAAATAAATGCCTTTATAATTTCACCGCGCACCGGGTCTGGTTTACCAATTACACCTGCTTCCACTACATCAGGATGTTCAAGCAGTTTACTTTCCACTTCAAATGGTCCAACTCGTTCTCCAGCCGTCATAATAACATCGTCTACTCG belongs to Solibacillus sp. FSL W7-1436 and includes:
- the argC gene encoding N-acetyl-gamma-glutamyl-phosphate reductase, yielding MKAGIIGATGYGGLELLRFLHNHKEVEEIGLFTSSDEGTQFSDKFPHLTDIYNQPLLKLDDDALAEYDIVFASTPSGVSSTIFPSLVERGPKLIDLSGDFRLKNLASYETWYKKNPAPQEVVDRSVYGLTEWNEQAIEKADLIANPGCYPTAVLLSILPLIKHRLIDPSFLVIDAKSGISGAGNKPSQTTHFSEANESFSIYKINEHQHIPEIEQAISMFTDIDTTITFNTHLVPMTRGILATSYAQVTEGVTQKQLVDCLTETYKNHPFVRVIQETSSVGTNRVKGSNYCDIYVKLDERTNRATIIGVIDNLVKGAAGQAIQNMNVQFGLPQQTGLQLVPYFI